CAGCCACCGGCTCGGGCTCGACATCGGCCCGGAGACGGTCGCCGGGTTCTCCGCCGCCCTCAAGGACGCCGCGGGCGGCGGGCCGGGCGGCGCGCGGACGATCTTCTGGAACGGCCCGATGGGCGTGTTCGAGATGCCGGCGTTCGCCCACGGCACCCGGGGCGTCGCCGAGGCGATCGCCAAGGCCGACGCGTTCACCGTGGTCGGTGGCGGTGACTCGGCCGCCGCCGTTCGGGCACTCGGGCTCGACGAGTCGTCGTTCGGGCACATCTCCACCGGCGGGGGCGCCTCGCTGGAATACCTCGAGGGCAAGACCCTCCCCGGCATCGCGGCGCTGGAGGACTGATGGCGGCGGTCACCCGCCGGCCCCTGATGGCCGGCAACTGGAAGATGAACCTGAACCACTTCGAGGCCAACCTCCTGCTCCAGAAGCTGGCGGCCAGCCTCAACGAGAAGCAGCTCACCGACGTCGAGTGCGTCGTGCTGCCGCCCTACACCGACCTGCGCACCGTGCAGACCGCGGTGGACGGCGACAAGCTGCTCATCGGCTACGGCGCGCAGGACCTCTCCCCGCACCAGTCGGGGGCGTACACCGGGGAGATCTCCGGGCCGATGCTGGCCAAGCTCGGCTGCACGTACGTGGTGGTCGGGCACTCGGAGCGGCGCGCGTACCACCACGAGGACGACGCGCTGCTCAACGCCAAGGTGAAGGCGGCGTTGGCGAACGACCTGACCCCGATCCTCTGCGTGGGCGAGGGACTGGACGTCCGGGACGAGCAGCGGCACGTGGCGCACTGCCAGGACCAGCTCACCGCCGGCCTCAAGAAGATCACCGCCGAGCAGGTCACCAAGGTCGTCATCGCGTACGAGCCGGTCTGGGCGATCGGCACCGGCAAGACCGCGACCCCGGAGGACGCCCAGGAGGTGTGCGGGGCGGTGCGTGAGCGCCTGGCCGAGCTGTACGACCAGGCAACCGCGGACCA
The nucleotide sequence above comes from Micromonospora pallida. Encoded proteins:
- the tpiA gene encoding triose-phosphate isomerase, producing MAAVTRRPLMAGNWKMNLNHFEANLLLQKLAASLNEKQLTDVECVVLPPYTDLRTVQTAVDGDKLLIGYGAQDLSPHQSGAYTGEISGPMLAKLGCTYVVVGHSERRAYHHEDDALLNAKVKAALANDLTPILCVGEGLDVRDEQRHVAHCQDQLTAGLKKITAEQVTKVVIAYEPVWAIGTGKTATPEDAQEVCGAVRERLAELYDQATADQVRILYGGSVKAANVAAIMAQPDVDGALVGGASLDAEEFVQICRFPEHITR